One Papaver somniferum cultivar HN1 chromosome 10, ASM357369v1, whole genome shotgun sequence genomic window carries:
- the LOC113319178 gene encoding peroxisomal adenine nucleotide carrier 2-like isoform X1: MGSNIDLNSLSEATSGAIGALVSTTVLYPLDTCKTKYQAEVRVQGHQRYRDKISMKSTSGYYHDIPTKELEDNARSEAPNEGITKIKY, encoded by the exons ATGGGTAGCAATATTGATTTGAATTCATTATCAGAAGCAACTTCAGGAGCAATTGGAGCTTTAGTTAGTACAACAGTTCTTTATCCATTAGATACTTGTAAGACTAAATATCAAGCTGAAGTTAGAGTTCAAGGTCATCAACGTTACAG GGACAAGATATCAATGAAATCCACCAGCGGATACTACCATGACATCCCAACAAAGGAGCTAGAAGATAATGCTCGATCCGAAGCTCCCAACGAAGGAATTACGAAGATAAAATATTGA
- the LOC113319178 gene encoding peroxisomal adenine nucleotide carrier 2-like isoform X2, translating to MGSNIDLNSLSEATSGAIGALVSTTVLYPLDTCKTKYQAEVRVQGHQRYRYVKPLELKNYSLRDSGTDTSGTRYQ from the exons ATGGGTAGCAATATTGATTTGAATTCATTATCAGAAGCAACTTCAGGAGCAATTGGAGCTTTAGTTAGTACAACAGTTCTTTATCCATTAGATACTTGTAAGACTAAATATCAAGCTGAAGTTAGAGTTCAAGGTCATCAACGTTACAG GTATGTGAAACCTCTTGAGTTGAAGAATTATAGTCTGAGGGATTCTGGAACTGACACAAGTG GGACAAGATATCAATGA